In the genome of Gadus morhua chromosome 14, gadMor3.0, whole genome shotgun sequence, one region contains:
- the ccne1 gene encoding G1/S-specific cyclin-E1, with the protein MLGTRQEAKPKSVAALPHDNATRSRKRKADVAIYLRDPDEEVAEMTQKKLRDSKHGRCPDTGCTSPQRWNPTPDQEEDQPVTLISGGFPHYTFGHIFVTPVRSSPLPALCWASKDVVWHNMLEKDKSYIRDVHMMDKHPHLQPKMRAILLDWLMEVSEVYKLHRETYHLAQDYFDRFMATQSNVFKSTLQLIGISCLFIAAKMEEMYPPKVHQFAYVTDEACTEDEILSMEVIIMKELNWSLSPQTPISWLNVYMQVAYLKDTEELLIPRYPQATFTQIAKLLDLCMLDVRCLEFPYGVLAASALFHFSSLELVENVSALKRMEVDECVRWMVPFAMALREEGDGSPMRTFPGVLEDDVHNIQIHTGYLTWLDKAHSYQASELEHPGNCPMPSGVLTPPLSSEKTEEVLRVNAAAVAAVCSMGQRLSASSDPEPRPRH; encoded by the exons ATGCTAGGAACAAG GCAAGAGGCAAAACCAAAGTCTGTTGCTGCGCTTCCTCATGATAATGCAACGCggtcgaggaagaggaaggcagATGTTGCTATT TATTTGCGTGATCCAGATGAGGAGGTGGCCGAGATGACCCAGAAGAAACTTCGGGATTCAAAG CATGGCAGGTGTCCCGACACTGGTTGTACAAGTCCACAGAGGTGGAACCCCACGCCTGATCAGGAAGAGGACCAACCGGTTACCCTGATCAGTGGGGGATTCCCTCACTACACATTTGGCCACATTTTTGTCACCCCTGTGCGATCATCCCCGCTTCCTGCACTATG CTGGGCCAGTAAGGACGTTGTGTGGCACAACATGCTGGAAAAGGACAAGAGCTACATCAGGGATGTCCACATGATGGACAAGCATCCGCATCTTCAGCCCAAGATGAGGGCCATACTGTTGGATTGGCTCATGGAG GTCAGTGAGGTGTACAAGCTGCATAGGGAGACGTATCACCTGGCCCAGGACTACTTTGACCGCTTCATGGCCACGCAGAGCAACGTGTTCAAGTCCACGCTGCAGCTCATTGGCATCAGCTGCCTCTTTATCGCCGCCAAGATGGAG gAGATGTACCCTCCAAAGGTGCACCAATTCGCCTATGTGACGGACGAAGCCTGCACTGAAGATGAGATCCTCAGTATGGAGGTCATCATCATGAAG GAGCTGAACTGGAGCCTGAGTCCACAGACGCCCATCTCCTGGCTCAACGTTTACATGCAGGTGGCCTACCTGAAGGACACAGAGGAGCTGCTCATCCCCAGATACCCCCAAGCCACATTCACACAGATCGCGAAG CTGCTGGACCTCTGCATGCTGGACGTGCGGTGTCTAGAGTTTCCATACGGTGTTCTCGCTGCCTCGGCCCTCTTCCATTTCTCCTCCTTGGAGCTGGTGGAGAACGTGTCAG CCCTGAAGAGGATGGAGGTGGATGAGTGCGTGAGGTGGATGGTGCCCTTCGCCATGGCCCTCCGGGAGGAAGGCGACGGCTCCCCCATGAGGACCTTCCCAGGAGTCCTGGAGGACGACGTACACAACATCCAGATACACACCGGCTACCTGACATGGCTG GACAAGGCCCACTCGTATCAGGCCTCTGAACTGGAGCACCCTGGCAACTGCCCCATGCCCTCGGGGGTCCTGACTCCGCCCCTTAGCAGCGAGAAGACGGAGGAGGTGCTCAGAGTCAACGCTGCCGCAGTCGCCGCTGTCTGCAGCATGGGACAAAGGCTGAGCGCCAGCTCTGATCCGGAGCCCAGGCCGCGTCATTAG
- the zgc:162297 gene encoding uncharacterized protein F13E9.13, mitochondrial isoform X1 gives MKFSQLFGRLKSVVIGMIHVQAMPGTPLNKMNISQITYEACKEAEIYLNVGIVSRYIALRMDGLIIENMHDIPYSLSVGPEVCASMTAVCTTVRGLCPTLPLGIQILSAANKPAIAVALASGLDFMRAEGFVFSHVADEGLLNACAGDLLRYRRQIGAEHIQIFTDIKKKHSSHALTSDVSIEETAKAAEFFLSDGIIVTGIATGAQADPQELKAVALSVNIPVLIGSGVTYDNVDHYMDANAMIIGSHFKKDGHWANPVDQENVRRFMSKIKQLRG, from the exons ATGAAGTTCTCGCAACTTTTTGGGCGACTTAAATCTGTAGTTATTGGAATGATTCATGTCCAAGCCATGCCAG GTACGCCTTTGAATAAGATGAACATTTCCCAAATTACCTATGAGGCATGCAAAGAAGCAGAGATATACCTAAATGTGGGGATTGTAAGTAGATACATTGCACTAAGAATG GATGGCTTGATCATTGAAAACATGCATGATATCCCCTACTCCTTATCCGTGGGGCCCGAAGTGTGTGCCTCCATGACAGCAGTGTGTACCACTGTGAGGGGCCTCTGTCCTACTCTGCCCCTTGGAATACAAATACTGTCTGCTGCTAACAAACCCGCCATAGCTGTGGCTCTCGCTTCAG GTCTAGATTTCATGCGAGCCGAGGGCTTTGTGTTTTCCCACGTGGCGGATGAGGGCCTTTTGAATGCATGCGCTGGGGACCTGCTGCGGTACCGCAGGCAGATAGGAGCAGAGCATATCCAGATCTTCACTGACATCAAGAAGAAACACAG TTCTCATGCCCTGACGTCTGATGTGAGCATAGAAGAGACAGCGAAGGCAGCCGAGTTCTTCCTCTCAGACGGCATCATCGTCACGGGGATCGCGACCGGGGCGCAGGCAGATCCACAGGAACTCAAAG CGGTTGCCCTGAGTGTGAACATCCCTGTGCTGATCGGCTCAGGAGTGACGTACGACAACGTAGATCACTACATGGACGCAAACGCCATGATCATTGGCTCTCACTTCAAGAAGGACGGCCACTGGGCCAATCCTGTCGACCAAGAGAATGTCAGGAGATTTATGAGCAAGATCAAGCAACTTCGAGGATAA
- the zgc:162297 gene encoding uncharacterized protein F13E9.13, mitochondrial isoform X2 produces MKFSQLFGRLKSVVIGMIHVQAMPGTPLNKMNISQITYEACKEAEIYLNVGIDGLIIENMHDIPYSLSVGPEVCASMTAVCTTVRGLCPTLPLGIQILSAANKPAIAVALASGLDFMRAEGFVFSHVADEGLLNACAGDLLRYRRQIGAEHIQIFTDIKKKHSSHALTSDVSIEETAKAAEFFLSDGIIVTGIATGAQADPQELKAVALSVNIPVLIGSGVTYDNVDHYMDANAMIIGSHFKKDGHWANPVDQENVRRFMSKIKQLRG; encoded by the exons ATGAAGTTCTCGCAACTTTTTGGGCGACTTAAATCTGTAGTTATTGGAATGATTCATGTCCAAGCCATGCCAG GTACGCCTTTGAATAAGATGAACATTTCCCAAATTACCTATGAGGCATGCAAAGAAGCAGAGATATACCTAAATGTGGGGATT GATGGCTTGATCATTGAAAACATGCATGATATCCCCTACTCCTTATCCGTGGGGCCCGAAGTGTGTGCCTCCATGACAGCAGTGTGTACCACTGTGAGGGGCCTCTGTCCTACTCTGCCCCTTGGAATACAAATACTGTCTGCTGCTAACAAACCCGCCATAGCTGTGGCTCTCGCTTCAG GTCTAGATTTCATGCGAGCCGAGGGCTTTGTGTTTTCCCACGTGGCGGATGAGGGCCTTTTGAATGCATGCGCTGGGGACCTGCTGCGGTACCGCAGGCAGATAGGAGCAGAGCATATCCAGATCTTCACTGACATCAAGAAGAAACACAG TTCTCATGCCCTGACGTCTGATGTGAGCATAGAAGAGACAGCGAAGGCAGCCGAGTTCTTCCTCTCAGACGGCATCATCGTCACGGGGATCGCGACCGGGGCGCAGGCAGATCCACAGGAACTCAAAG CGGTTGCCCTGAGTGTGAACATCCCTGTGCTGATCGGCTCAGGAGTGACGTACGACAACGTAGATCACTACATGGACGCAAACGCCATGATCATTGGCTCTCACTTCAAGAAGGACGGCCACTGGGCCAATCCTGTCGACCAAGAGAATGTCAGGAGATTTATGAGCAAGATCAAGCAACTTCGAGGATAA
- the si:ch211-260e23.9 gene encoding tumor protein p53-inducible nuclear protein 2 isoform X1, which translates to MNCDRGEKMIGKILYHLLGNSAEDFEAGEESYEDLMEFEEGGWVIVNVSEDVTLSVPLVDPLENLLIEHPSMSVYQRRCETTEGEGLASDEEGDTARSVAVRRHISWLLAAWGIPLTSAVQFLALQRSQSQGERHKMSRSALNRQNLVKTRFSPSEKRYGYFKQPGQRLYNY; encoded by the exons ATGA ATTGTGATAGAGGTGAAAAAATGATTGGCAAGATTCTTTATCATCTCCTTGGAAATTCCGCTGAAGACTTTGAAGCTGGTGAAGAAAGTTATGAAGACCTGATGGAGTTCGAGGAGGGAGGCTGGGTTATAGTCAACGTCTCAG AGGACGTGACTCTGTCTGTGCCACTGGTGGACCCCCTGGAGAACCTGTTGATTGAACACCCCAGCATGTCTGTGTACCAGAGGAGATGTGAGACCACCGAAGGAGAGGGTCTGGCCTCCGATGAAGAAGGCGACACGGCCAG GTCAGTGGCGGTGCGGCGGCACATTTCATGGCTTCTGGCTGCCTGGGGCATCCCCCTCACGAGTGCAGTCCAGTTTTTGGCACTCCAGCGGTCCCAGAGCCAGGGGGAGCGCCACAAGATGAGCCGCAGCGCCCTCAACAGGCAGAACCTGGTCAAGACACGCTTCTCCCCCAGCGAGAAACGCTACGGATACTTCAAGCAGCCGGGTCAGCGCCTCTACAACTACTAG
- the si:ch211-260e23.9 gene encoding tumor protein p53-inducible nuclear protein 2 isoform X2: protein MIGKILYHLLGNSAEDFEAGEESYEDLMEFEEGGWVIVNVSEDVTLSVPLVDPLENLLIEHPSMSVYQRRCETTEGEGLASDEEGDTARSVAVRRHISWLLAAWGIPLTSAVQFLALQRSQSQGERHKMSRSALNRQNLVKTRFSPSEKRYGYFKQPGQRLYNY from the exons ATGATTGGCAAGATTCTTTATCATCTCCTTGGAAATTCCGCTGAAGACTTTGAAGCTGGTGAAGAAAGTTATGAAGACCTGATGGAGTTCGAGGAGGGAGGCTGGGTTATAGTCAACGTCTCAG AGGACGTGACTCTGTCTGTGCCACTGGTGGACCCCCTGGAGAACCTGTTGATTGAACACCCCAGCATGTCTGTGTACCAGAGGAGATGTGAGACCACCGAAGGAGAGGGTCTGGCCTCCGATGAAGAAGGCGACACGGCCAG GTCAGTGGCGGTGCGGCGGCACATTTCATGGCTTCTGGCTGCCTGGGGCATCCCCCTCACGAGTGCAGTCCAGTTTTTGGCACTCCAGCGGTCCCAGAGCCAGGGGGAGCGCCACAAGATGAGCCGCAGCGCCCTCAACAGGCAGAACCTGGTCAAGACACGCTTCTCCCCCAGCGAGAAACGCTACGGATACTTCAAGCAGCCGGGTCAGCGCCTCTACAACTACTAG
- the LOC115558898 gene encoding protein C19orf12 homolog: MSPRMEDVMRLCCDVSAQQNINITFRQSTKGAMMAGGCALIGGLLGGPPGIAVGGAVGGLMGCWATAGEFRPLPQVLMELPPSQQKKLTASVMAILSSLDWTDVAQVVALVMGNATLQQQVTAALLNYVTKELRGEVRYGA, translated from the exons ATGTCTCCACGAATGGAAGACGTCATGCGCCTCTGCTGTGATGTCTCGGCTCAGCAGAACATTAATATTACATTTCGGCAGTCTACCAAAGGAGCTATGATGGCTGGAGGGTGTGCCTTAATAGGAGGGCTGCTTGGCGGGCCACCGGGAATAGCCGTCG GCGGTGCTGTGGGGGGCCTGATGGGCTGCTGGGCGACGGCGGGGGAGTTCCGGCCCCTGCCCCAGGTCCTGATGGAGCTGCCTCCCAGCCAGCAGAAGAAGCTCACCGCCTCCGTCATGGCCATCCTGAGCAGCCTGGACTGGACGGATGTGGCGCAGGTCGTCGCTTTGGTGATGGGCAACGCCACGCTCCAGCAGCAGGTGACCGCGGCGCTGCTCAACTACGTCACCAAGGAGCTGAGGGGGGAGGTCCGTTACGGAGCTTGA
- the plekhf1 gene encoding pleckstrin homology domain-containing family F member 1 — MAANNRSFTKVNHARIKAVERSFGPGARPLCKAGRVLVGEGRLLKRSRGGNQPKAFFLFNDVLVYGTVVASCQWHKNRRIVRLEDIELEDHEDSPPMENHWLIRTPRKSFYVAAGSPEEKRAWMERIVECRERLLQGAATRQHSSTFQPYAPTWIPDHVSTMCMRCPNKFSFIQRRHHCRNCGFLVCAACSQQQAVLPNIHRREPQRVCELCHTSLLKGQERTERMGDSRGGGPGSQ; from the exons ATGGCAGCCAACAACCGATCGTTCACCAAGGTGAACCATGCCCGCATCAAGGCGGTTGAGCGCTCGTTCGGACCCGGTGCGAGGCCCCTTTGCAAGGCTGGCAGGGTGCTGGTTGGAGAGGGACGGCTATTGAAGCGCAGCCGCGGCGGGAATCAGCCCAAAGCATTTTTTCTCTTCAACGACGTGCTGGTGTACGGCACAGTCGTCGCGTCGTGTCAGTGGCACAAGAACCGGAGAATCGTACGTCTAG AGGACATCGAGCTGGAGGACCACGAGGACAGCCCACCAATGGAGAACCACTGGCTGATCCGCACGCCTCGCAAGTCCTTCTACGTGGCGGCCGGCTCCCCCGAGGAAAAACGCGCCTGGATGGAGCGCATCGTCGAGTGCCGCGAACGCCTGCTGCAGGGCGCCGCCACTCGCCAGCACAGCTCCACCTTCCAACCCTACGCCCCCACCTGGATCCCAGACCATGTGTCGACCATGTGCATGCGATGTCCCAACAAGTTCTCCTTCATCCAGCGCCGCCACCACTGCAGGAACTGCGGTTTCCTGGTGTGCGCGGCGTGCTCCCAGCAGCAGGCCGTGCTTCCCAACATCCACCGCCGCGAGCCCCAGAGGGTGTGCGAACTGTGCCACACAAGCCTCCTCAAGGGGCAGGAGAGGACCGAAAGGATGGGGgacagcagggggggagggCCTGGAagtcagtga